Proteins co-encoded in one Euleptes europaea isolate rEulEur1 chromosome 1, rEulEur1.hap1, whole genome shotgun sequence genomic window:
- the SSR4 gene encoding translocon-associated protein subunit delta, whose product MAGAGRGLAGLVSVLLVLSGARAETCTEPTISPSYYTTSDAVISSETVFVVEISLTCKNRAQNVALYADVNGKQFPVTRGQDVGRYQVSWSMEHKLARSGTYEVKFFDEESYSILRKAQRNNEDVSEIKPLFTVNVDHRGAWSGPWVSTEVLAACIGLLVYYLAFSAKSHIQA is encoded by the exons ATGGCGGGGGCCGGCCGGGGCCTGGCGGGGCTGGTTTCCGTGCTGCTCGTGCTGAGCGGGGCTCGAG CGGAAACCTGTACAGAACCAACCATCTCTCCATCCTACTACACTACCTCAGATGCTGTTATCTCTTCTGAGACTGTCTTTGTCGTTGAGATTTCCCTCACCTGTAAAAATAGAGCTCAG AACGTTGCCCTCTACGCAGATGTTAATGGCAAGCAGTTTCCTGTCACTCGGGGTCAAGATGTTGGCCGCTATCAG GTCTCCTGGAGCATGGAGCACAAGCTGGCCCGCTCCGGCACCTACGAGGTGAAATTCTTCGACGAGGAGTCTTACAGCATCTTGCGCAAG GCTCAGCGCAACAATGAGGACGTCTCTGAGATCAAGCCCCTGTTCACTGTCAATGTTGACCATCGA gGTGCCTGGAGTGGACCGTGGGTCTCCACCGAGGTGCTGGCGGCCTGCATCGGCCTCCTGGTTTATTACCTGGCCTTTAGCGCCAAGAGCCACATCCAAGCCTGA